A single region of the Deltaproteobacteria bacterium genome encodes:
- a CDS encoding thiolase codes for MPYLPAELPRLPPGRDDLAWWEALRRHELVVQRCAACGAWRHPPAPLCARCHATVCRWERVGGHGRVFSYTWVHHPSHPALAGRVPYNVALVELPEAGGVRLVSNVIEVSPGELHVGLAVEVVFEDLEDVTLPRFRPASPEPLSARRARDSAG; via the coding sequence ATGCCATATCTCCCCGCCGAGCTTCCCCGCCTGCCGCCCGGGCGCGACGACCTGGCCTGGTGGGAGGCCCTCCGCCGCCACGAGCTCGTCGTCCAGCGCTGCGCCGCGTGCGGCGCCTGGCGCCACCCGCCCGCGCCGCTCTGCGCGCGCTGCCATGCGACCGTGTGCCGCTGGGAGCGGGTCGGCGGGCACGGGCGCGTGTTCAGCTACACGTGGGTGCACCACCCGTCCCATCCCGCGCTCGCCGGGCGCGTCCCCTACAACGTGGCGCTCGTCGAGCTGCCAGAGGCCGGCGGCGTGCGCCTCGTCTCCAACGTGATCGAGGTGTCGCCCGGCGAGCTGCACGTCGGGCTGGCGGTCGAGGTGGTGTTCGAGGACCTGGAGGACGTGACGCTGCCGCGCTTTCGGCCCGCGTCCCCCGAACCTCTCAGCGCCCGCCGCGCTCGAGATAGCGCTGGCTGA
- a CDS encoding CDP-alcohol phosphatidyltransferase family protein, translating to MLTVLNVPNFLTLLRIVAIPCFLILLEDLRYREALAVFVAAGVTDGLDGAIARLTHTKTTLGAFLDPAADKALLVSAFIALGFMHAVPRWLVVIVISRDVLIVLGYFLLFMLTQRTMEVQPSVAGKASTAFQLLSVTLVLLALTRPEMVAPPARRLVFDVTGGLTTLAGLQYMYRGLAWLQRQGEAPRAAAAERPAREEPGRRRA from the coding sequence GTGCTGACGGTCCTGAACGTCCCCAACTTCCTGACCCTGCTCCGCATCGTGGCCATCCCGTGCTTCCTCATCCTGCTCGAGGACCTGCGCTACCGCGAGGCGCTGGCGGTGTTCGTCGCCGCCGGCGTGACCGACGGCCTCGACGGCGCGATCGCGCGTCTCACGCACACCAAGACGACGCTCGGCGCTTTCCTGGACCCCGCCGCCGACAAGGCCCTCCTCGTCTCCGCCTTCATCGCCCTCGGCTTCATGCACGCCGTGCCGCGCTGGCTGGTGGTGATCGTAATCTCGCGCGACGTGCTCATCGTGCTCGGCTACTTCCTCCTCTTCATGCTGACGCAGCGGACGATGGAGGTGCAGCCGAGCGTCGCCGGCAAGGCCAGCACGGCGTTCCAGCTGCTCTCCGTGACGCTCGTGCTGCTCGCCCTCACCCGGCCGGAGATGGTCGCCCCGCCGGCGCGGCGGTTGGTCTTCGACGTGACCGGCGGACTCACCACGCTCGCCGGGCTCCAGTACATGTACCGGGGCCTCGCCTGGCTGCAGCGGCAGGGCGAAGCACCGCGCGCCGCGGCGGCCGAGCGGCCCGCGCGCGAGGAGCCGGGCCGGCGGCGGGCGTGA
- a CDS encoding outer membrane lipoprotein-sorting protein, with the protein MTPGHMRTCLLTVLLLALAFAGAVRGAETARQILDRRKALDDTTRHWNDRHQKMKLTIVDRRGGERVRELDLFDRREPGDEQKTILFFLAPAEVKGTGFLAFTHKGRPADQWLYLPELQRVRQITARTRNESFVGTDLSYHDLDLIQELTSWTEDDARSSLRGEETVDGTPTYAIELVPRREDIGYRKLVLWLGREDLLPHRLEFYEDGSEPRKRMTQGDVRSIGAIPVAHHIEVATPAAGSHTVIEIADVQFNQKLDPELFSQRYLERGGR; encoded by the coding sequence ATGACCCCGGGCCACATGCGCACGTGCTTGTTGACTGTCCTGCTGCTCGCTCTCGCCTTCGCCGGCGCCGTCCGGGGCGCCGAGACCGCCCGCCAGATACTCGACCGCCGCAAGGCGCTCGATGACACCACGCGTCACTGGAACGACCGCCACCAGAAGATGAAGCTCACCATCGTCGACCGGCGCGGCGGCGAGCGCGTGCGCGAGCTCGACCTGTTCGACCGCCGCGAGCCGGGCGACGAGCAGAAGACGATCCTCTTCTTCCTCGCCCCCGCCGAGGTGAAGGGCACGGGCTTCCTCGCCTTCACCCACAAGGGCCGGCCCGCCGACCAGTGGCTCTACCTGCCCGAGCTCCAGCGCGTGCGCCAGATCACGGCGCGCACCCGCAACGAGAGCTTCGTGGGGACCGACCTCAGCTACCACGACCTCGACCTCATCCAGGAGCTGACGTCCTGGACCGAGGACGACGCGCGCTCGAGCCTGCGCGGCGAGGAGACGGTCGACGGCACACCCACCTACGCGATCGAGCTCGTCCCCCGGCGCGAGGACATCGGCTACAGGAAGCTCGTCCTCTGGCTCGGACGCGAGGACCTGCTGCCGCACCGCCTCGAGTTCTACGAGGACGGCAGCGAGCCCCGGAAGCGCATGACCCAGGGCGACGTCCGTTCGATCGGCGCGATCCCGGTCGCACACCACATCGAGGTCGCGACCCCCGCTGCAGGCTCGCACACGGTGATCGAGATCGCCGACGTGCAGTTCAACCAGAAGCTCGATCCGGAGCTCTTCAGCCAGCGCTATCTCGAGCGCGGCGGGCGCTGA
- a CDS encoding 4-hydroxybenzoate polyprenyltransferase — MNQPARRSLAAGLLALVRPPNVFTAVADSLAGLVLARRAGPVLGDPGLWCLAASACLYLGGIALNDYFDRAVDAVERPERPIPSGSVPPAVAAGVGAALLAAGIVLAALAGGPATAVAAVLALAILLYDAVLKGTGAGFLNMGVCRGLNFYMPMSLAMKSVPTFCLFAPVLLTAYISVLTYLAHQEVGGNTLERARRGVTAMAVVALVMAVAIASWPATLVGWVFLAVLVARGAALFAPLWTEAGGPTTGGAISGGILMIPLFDATFVAAAGEASWAFAVASLALPAMALRRMYSPT, encoded by the coding sequence ATGAACCAGCCGGCAAGACGATCGCTCGCGGCGGGCCTGCTCGCGCTCGTCCGGCCACCGAACGTCTTCACCGCGGTCGCCGACTCCCTCGCCGGGCTCGTCCTCGCGCGCCGGGCGGGCCCGGTCCTGGGCGATCCGGGGCTCTGGTGCCTCGCGGCCTCGGCCTGTCTCTACCTCGGCGGAATCGCGCTCAACGACTACTTCGATCGTGCAGTGGATGCGGTCGAGCGACCGGAGCGCCCGATCCCCTCGGGGAGCGTTCCGCCGGCGGTCGCCGCGGGGGTCGGAGCGGCCCTTCTGGCCGCGGGCATCGTGCTTGCGGCCCTCGCGGGCGGACCCGCCACCGCGGTCGCGGCCGTTCTCGCGCTCGCGATCCTGCTCTACGACGCGGTCTTGAAAGGAACCGGGGCCGGCTTCCTCAACATGGGCGTCTGCCGCGGCCTCAACTTCTACATGCCCATGTCGCTGGCGATGAAATCCGTTCCGACGTTTTGTCTCTTCGCCCCGGTGCTTCTCACCGCGTACATCTCCGTCCTCACGTACCTCGCGCACCAGGAGGTCGGCGGCAACACGCTCGAGCGTGCACGCCGCGGCGTCACCGCGATGGCCGTCGTCGCGCTGGTCATGGCCGTGGCCATCGCCTCGTGGCCCGCGACGCTGGTCGGATGGGTGTTCCTCGCGGTCCTCGTGGCTCGGGGTGCGGCGCTCTTCGCGCCGCTCTGGACGGAGGCAGGAGGGCCTACCACCGGAGGCGCGATCAGCGGAGGAATTCTGATGATTCCGCTGTTCGACGCGACCTTCGTCGCCGCGGCGGGCGAGGCCTCATGGGCGTTCGCGGTCGCGTCGCTCGCCTTGCCGGCAATGGCGCTCCGGCGCATGTATAGTCCCACCTGA